A genomic region of Camelus ferus isolate YT-003-E chromosome 35, BCGSAC_Cfer_1.0, whole genome shotgun sequence contains the following coding sequences:
- the LOC102507365 gene encoding LOW QUALITY PROTEIN: ubiquitin-like protein 4A (The sequence of the model RefSeq protein was modified relative to this genomic sequence to represent the inferred CDS: substituted 1 base at 1 genomic stop codon): protein MAAVQQTGKALQGHECSLQVSEDELVSTLKHLVSGKLNVPERQQRLLFKGKALADGKRLSDYSIGPNSRLNLVVRPLEKVLLEESTAWRLAEALPPTPAAWQLISKVLARHFSAADASRVLDQLQRGXETSLSHLTLDDIQRLAGRFLHPEVKAAMEKGFSKSDSQSVGRRLARPQAACSIKCVLMLQKKNQNLDSQITSFITLFPWRTSKMDWEERKERKFGFGRSSGSGERLAFQLGDTEQKPSEMDRAAY from the exons ATGGCCGCCGTGCAGCAGACGGGAAAGGCGCTCCAGGGCCACGAGTGCAGCCTGCAGGTGTCGGAGGACGAGCTGGTGTCCACGCTGAAACATCTAGTGTCCGGGAAGCTGAACGTCCCCGAGCGCCAGCAGCGGCTGCTGTTCAAGGGCAAGGCTCTGGCAGACGGGAAAAGACTCTCCGATTATAGCATTGGGCCCAATTCCAGGCTCAACCTAGTGGTCAGACCTCTGGAGAAGGTGTTACTGGAAGAAAGTACCGCCTGGAGACTGGCCGaagccctgcccccaaccccggcCGCCTGGCAGCTCATCTCCAAAGTCTTGGCCCGCCACTTCAGTGCTGCAGATGCCAGCAGAGTCCTGGACCAACTACAGAGGGGTTAGGAGACGTCCCTGAGCCACCTGACGCTGGATGACATCCAACGCTTGGCTGGCCGCTTTCTACACCCTGAAGTGAAAGCAGCTATGGAGAAGGGGTTCTCCAAGTCGGATTCCCAGAGTGTGGGGAGGCGCCTGGCCAGGCCACAAGCTGCATGTAGCATTAAATGTGTTCTcatgttgcaaaaaaaaaaccaaa ACTTGGATAGTCAAATTACATCTTTCATAACCCTCTTCCCTTGGAGAACTTCTAAAATGGACTGGGAAGAACGTAAGGAACGCAAGTTTGGGTTTGGCAGAAGCTCGGGGTCTGGTGAGAGACTTGCATTCCAGCTGGGTGATACAGAGCAGAAGCCCAGTGAGATGGATCGGGCTGCATACTAA